The following proteins are co-located in the Alkalidesulfovibrio alkalitolerans DSM 16529 genome:
- a CDS encoding NAD(+)/NADH kinase produces the protein MSPATRRIVLVVRDRPQAHDLAEEIASWCAGRGVVADRHVHDRSGFIFPPGALDGAELVLVLGGDGTFLSVARAALGSGVPLLGLNMGRVGFLTEMRPEFWPMALDTALNGAARVEERLAFVYHIERDGKTLHSGRAVNDLVVGRGRMARLVRLSLTYGGEHVSTLRADGLILSTPTGSTAYSVSAGGPLVHPGVDAFCVTPICPFRNYFKALVLPAEKPLSVVNEDHSCEVFLTEDGQDSLQLAPGDRLEVRRAPRGMTLLRLDRQGYFQTLVDKGFLTELPV, from the coding sequence ATGTCGCCAGCCACGCGCCGTATCGTCCTGGTCGTCCGGGACCGGCCCCAAGCCCATGATTTGGCTGAGGAAATCGCCTCCTGGTGCGCCGGACGCGGTGTTGTCGCCGACCGGCACGTACACGACAGGTCCGGCTTCATCTTTCCGCCCGGGGCCCTCGACGGAGCCGAGCTTGTCCTCGTACTCGGAGGGGACGGCACCTTTTTGTCCGTGGCTCGGGCGGCCCTTGGCTCGGGCGTGCCGCTGCTCGGCCTGAACATGGGCCGGGTGGGCTTTCTGACCGAAATGCGGCCGGAATTCTGGCCCATGGCTCTGGACACGGCGCTCAACGGCGCTGCCCGCGTGGAAGAACGCCTCGCCTTCGTCTATCACATCGAGCGCGACGGAAAAACCCTGCATAGCGGCCGCGCGGTCAACGACCTCGTCGTCGGCCGGGGTCGCATGGCCCGGCTCGTGCGCCTCTCCCTGACCTATGGCGGAGAGCACGTAAGCACGCTTCGCGCCGATGGCCTGATTCTCTCTACCCCCACGGGGTCCACGGCCTATTCCGTGTCAGCCGGGGGACCGCTCGTGCATCCGGGCGTGGATGCCTTCTGCGTCACTCCCATCTGTCCTTTCCGAAATTACTTCAAGGCCCTGGTCCTGCCCGCCGAAAAGCCCCTGTCCGTGGTCAACGAGGATCATTCCTGCGAGGTCTTCCTGACCGAGGACGGCCAGGACTCGCTACAACTCGCTCCCGGCGACCGCCTGGAAGTGCGCCGCGCGCCGCGCGGCATGACGCTTCTGCGCCTGGATCGCCAGGGGTATTTCCAGACGCTCGTGGACAAGGGCTTTTTGACGGAGCTTCCGGTATGA
- a CDS encoding DVU0524 family FlgM-associated protein, giving the protein MLTNPYSVRAMLRTYGKQLVTGRRLARYLRGAREPDAADDAGLRSARRRALVEKVAREIIDNLLVAGEENPLVEEIKEALNERFRSRLLFEYPFLEQELQIFRETPGGVQELTPPEMNEVLVALWDITTQKVDETML; this is encoded by the coding sequence ATGCTCACCAACCCCTACTCCGTCCGCGCCATGCTGCGCACCTACGGCAAGCAGCTCGTCACGGGCCGCAGGCTGGCGAGGTATTTGCGCGGCGCGCGGGAGCCCGACGCGGCGGACGACGCCGGGCTGCGAAGCGCCAGGCGCCGGGCGCTGGTGGAGAAGGTGGCGCGGGAGATCATCGACAACCTGCTCGTGGCCGGGGAGGAAAACCCGCTCGTTGAGGAGATCAAGGAGGCCTTGAACGAACGATTCAGGTCTCGGCTTCTTTTCGAATATCCTTTTCTGGAACAGGAGTTGCAAATTTTTCGCGAGACGCCGGGCGGTGTCCAGGAATTGACGCCTCCTGAAATGAACGAAGTTCTTGTCGCCTTGTGGGACATCACAACGCAAAAGGTTGACGAGACAATGCTTTAG
- the flgM gene encoding flagellar biosynthesis anti-sigma factor FlgM has translation MEIKKLLVGANPYEKTVEKIDRERAEAAAKARKAEATGDKVAISEDAALRSVAVRAATVEPDTRAEKIAALKAQIQNGTYEPDNKKIAEGIVREDLSIFLQS, from the coding sequence ATGGAAATCAAAAAGCTGCTGGTAGGGGCCAACCCTTACGAAAAGACCGTCGAAAAGATCGACCGCGAGCGCGCCGAGGCGGCCGCCAAGGCCCGCAAGGCCGAGGCCACCGGCGACAAGGTCGCCATTTCCGAGGACGCGGCCCTGCGCAGCGTGGCCGTGCGAGCGGCCACGGTCGAGCCGGACACGCGCGCCGAAAAGATCGCGGCCTTGAAGGCCCAGATCCAAAACGGCACCTACGAGCCCGACAACAAGAAGATCGCCGAGGGCATCGTGCGCGAGGACCTGAGCATCTTCCTCCAGTCCTGA
- a CDS encoding CobW family GTP-binding protein: MAKIPVTVLTGFLGAGKTTLLNRVLSENHGRRFAVIVNEFGEIGIDNDLVVDADEEIFTMNNGCVCCTVRGDLIRILSGLLKRRDFDGILLETTGLADPSPIIQTFFMDDDVREATALDSVVTVVDALHFPAQVERSREAVEQVVYADLVVLNKADLVDEKTLADMETRIRRLNPQVEVLRTTRCDLPLDKLLGRDSFDLNRLLFLAPGFMAGEDSHTHDDAVRSVSLTLPGPVDAACFQNFLGSYLAERGENVYRCKGIVEAAGQAQRLVFQGVHMLLEMSWGVPWKDGEERTSRAVFIGRDLDREELSAGLRACLAAGAKA, translated from the coding sequence ATGGCAAAAATTCCCGTCACCGTGCTCACCGGCTTTCTCGGCGCAGGCAAGACCACGCTCTTAAACCGCGTGCTGTCCGAGAACCACGGCCGCCGCTTCGCGGTCATCGTCAACGAGTTCGGAGAGATAGGCATCGACAACGACCTCGTCGTGGACGCGGACGAAGAGATTTTCACCATGAACAACGGCTGCGTCTGCTGCACTGTGCGCGGCGACCTGATCCGCATCCTCTCCGGCCTGCTCAAACGCCGCGACTTCGATGGCATCCTGCTCGAAACCACAGGCCTGGCCGATCCCTCGCCCATCATCCAGACCTTCTTCATGGACGACGACGTACGCGAGGCCACGGCCCTTGATTCCGTAGTCACCGTCGTGGACGCCCTGCATTTCCCGGCCCAGGTCGAACGCTCCCGCGAGGCCGTGGAGCAGGTGGTCTACGCCGACCTCGTGGTCCTGAACAAGGCCGACCTCGTGGATGAAAAGACGCTGGCCGACATGGAGACGCGCATCCGCCGCCTGAACCCGCAGGTGGAAGTCCTGCGCACGACGCGCTGCGACCTGCCCCTGGACAAGTTGCTCGGCCGCGACTCCTTCGACCTCAACCGCCTGCTCTTCCTCGCCCCCGGGTTCATGGCCGGGGAAGACAGCCACACTCACGACGACGCGGTGCGAAGCGTCTCCTTGACGCTCCCCGGACCGGTGGACGCGGCCTGTTTTCAGAATTTCCTGGGCAGCTACCTGGCCGAGAGGGGCGAGAATGTCTATCGCTGCAAAGGCATCGTCGAGGCGGCGGGCCAGGCGCAGCGCCTGGTCTTCCAGGGCGTGCACATGCTCCTTGAGATGAGCTGGGGCGTGCCCTGGAAGGACGGCGAGGAGCGGACCAGCCGGGCGGTCTTCATCGGCCGCGACCTCGACCGCGAGGAATTGTCGGCCGGTCTTCGGGCCTGCCTCGCGGCGGGAGCAAAGGCATGA
- a CDS encoding WD40 repeat domain-containing protein encodes MTFSPDAAVPGLFRVEVGAYATACAFSPNGETLALATGDGKLLLVSPATREALLTKPHEGAILCLQATAEGFVSGGDDGRIMRTAENGASEEMYQRKGRWIEHLAVCAGGRLAAAMGREVALFEPGTAQPRLLGPLRSSVAGLRSGLGGRLLAATHNDGLTLWDMPPSSPEGRLLEAQGSHLSLALSADGRFAACATQDKAVRIFDLRENEGYALEGYPIKVESLAFDAENRRLLTGGEQAVVAWDILAPEEERGKAIIFGAFEHGFLRVVAPHPALPLVCAGFDGGVVFLGDVSRRTAKPLFTLPGDRVTCLAWSHNGRHLAGGSDSGGLFLLDLVALATA; translated from the coding sequence ATGACCTTCTCGCCCGACGCCGCCGTGCCCGGTCTGTTCAGGGTCGAGGTAGGAGCCTATGCCACGGCCTGCGCCTTTTCCCCGAACGGAGAAACCCTGGCCCTGGCCACGGGCGACGGCAAACTCCTGCTGGTTTCCCCGGCCACGCGCGAGGCGCTGCTCACCAAGCCGCACGAAGGCGCGATTCTGTGCCTGCAAGCCACCGCCGAAGGATTCGTCAGCGGTGGCGACGACGGCCGGATCATGCGCACGGCCGAGAACGGCGCAAGCGAGGAGATGTATCAGCGAAAGGGCCGCTGGATCGAGCATCTCGCCGTGTGCGCGGGCGGGCGGTTGGCCGCCGCCATGGGCCGCGAGGTGGCGCTCTTCGAACCGGGAACTGCCCAGCCGCGCCTGCTCGGGCCGCTGCGAAGCAGCGTGGCAGGGCTGCGCTCCGGCCTTGGCGGCCGTCTGCTCGCGGCCACTCACAACGACGGCCTGACCCTGTGGGACATGCCGCCCTCCTCGCCCGAAGGCCGTCTTCTGGAGGCACAGGGTTCGCACCTCTCCCTGGCCCTTTCGGCCGACGGCCGCTTTGCGGCCTGCGCCACGCAGGACAAGGCCGTGCGCATCTTCGATCTGCGCGAAAACGAAGGTTACGCCCTGGAGGGCTACCCCATCAAGGTGGAGAGCCTGGCCTTCGACGCCGAAAACCGCAGGCTCCTGACTGGCGGCGAGCAGGCCGTGGTGGCCTGGGATATCCTCGCGCCTGAGGAGGAGCGCGGCAAGGCCATCATCTTCGGGGCCTTCGAGCACGGCTTTTTACGCGTGGTCGCGCCGCACCCCGCCCTGCCCCTGGTATGCGCGGGCTTCGACGGTGGCGTGGTCTTCCTGGGCGACGTCTCGCGCCGCACGGCCAAGCCGCTCTTCACTCTTCCGGGCGATCGCGTAACCTGCCTCGCCTGGTCGCACAACGGCCGCCACCTTGCGGGCGGCTCGGATTCGGGCGGCCTGTTCCTGCTCGACCTGGTGGCCCTGGCCACTGCCTGA
- a CDS encoding Gfo/Idh/MocA family oxidoreductase — MEARSLALIGSGYWGKNLARNFDALGALGAICDKNEALLADFARLYPQARGVLALSDILGDPSIASVAIATPAETHFSIAREALLAGKHVYVEKPLALEVAEAEELARLADQQGLRLMVGHLLQYHPVFERLLALVRSGDLGRIDYVQSNRLNLGKIRREENILWSFAPHDVSMILSLAGEEPESVLAVGGNYLHEKIADVTTTHLKFPSGMRAHIYVSWLHPFKEQKLVVVGEKKMAVFDDTQGWDRKLLVYPHVIEWRDGAPVPVKAEPETPAVDQDEPLKCECRHFLECCASGARPRTDGWEGVRVLRVLKAAQRSMDNNACAVAPATLGRAPKAADCQIHETAVVDPGARIGAGTRIWHFAHVCGQAVIGRDCNLGQNVFVDNGAVIGDRCKVQNNVSVYKHVTLEDEVFCGPSMVFTNVYNPRAHIRKMDEARPTLVKRRATLGANCTIVCGNTVGRYAFVGAGAVVTRSVPDHALVAGSPARRIGWVCACGERLGDDLVCPGCAAAYVESGEGLMSKT, encoded by the coding sequence ATGGAAGCGAGATCCCTGGCTCTGATAGGTAGTGGTTACTGGGGGAAGAATCTGGCCCGCAACTTCGACGCGCTCGGCGCTCTTGGAGCCATCTGCGACAAGAACGAGGCTCTGCTGGCCGATTTCGCGCGGCTGTACCCCCAAGCCAGGGGCGTCCTGGCCCTTTCGGACATCCTGGGCGACCCCTCCATCGCCTCCGTGGCCATCGCCACCCCGGCGGAGACGCATTTCTCCATCGCCCGTGAGGCGCTTTTGGCCGGCAAGCACGTCTATGTCGAGAAGCCGCTGGCGCTTGAAGTGGCCGAGGCCGAGGAATTGGCCCGGCTAGCCGATCAGCAGGGCCTTCGACTCATGGTCGGTCATCTTTTGCAGTACCATCCGGTCTTCGAGCGGCTTTTGGCGCTCGTGCGGTCAGGCGATCTGGGCAGGATCGACTACGTGCAATCCAACCGCCTGAATCTGGGTAAGATCAGGCGCGAGGAGAACATCCTGTGGTCCTTCGCCCCGCACGACGTCTCCATGATCCTTTCCCTGGCGGGCGAGGAGCCCGAGTCCGTGCTGGCCGTGGGTGGCAACTACCTGCATGAGAAGATCGCCGACGTGACCACCACCCATCTCAAATTTCCTTCTGGCATGCGCGCCCACATCTACGTCTCCTGGCTGCATCCTTTCAAGGAGCAAAAGCTCGTGGTGGTGGGCGAGAAGAAGATGGCGGTCTTCGACGACACTCAAGGCTGGGACAGGAAACTCCTGGTCTATCCACACGTCATCGAGTGGCGCGACGGCGCGCCCGTGCCGGTGAAGGCCGAGCCCGAAACCCCGGCCGTGGACCAGGACGAGCCCTTGAAGTGCGAATGCCGCCACTTTCTCGAATGCTGCGCGAGCGGCGCGAGACCTCGCACCGATGGCTGGGAGGGCGTGCGTGTGCTCAGGGTGCTCAAGGCCGCGCAGCGCTCCATGGACAACAACGCCTGCGCCGTGGCCCCGGCCACGCTGGGCCGCGCTCCGAAAGCCGCGGACTGCCAGATTCACGAGACGGCCGTGGTGGACCCCGGCGCGCGCATCGGCGCGGGCACGCGCATCTGGCATTTCGCCCACGTCTGCGGCCAGGCCGTGATCGGCCGCGACTGCAACCTGGGCCAGAACGTCTTCGTGGACAACGGCGCGGTGATCGGCGACCGTTGCAAGGTCCAGAACAACGTCTCGGTCTACAAGCACGTCACCTTGGAGGACGAGGTCTTCTGCGGCCCGTCCATGGTCTTCACCAACGTCTACAATCCGCGCGCCCACATCCGCAAGATGGACGAGGCGCGGCCCACCCTGGTCAAGCGTCGGGCCACGCTCGGGGCCAACTGCACCATCGTCTGCGGCAACACCGTGGGACGCTACGCTTTCGTGGGCGCGGGAGCGGTGGTCACGCGCAGCGTGCCCGACCACGCCCTGGTCGCGGGCAGCCCGGCCAGGCGCATCGGCTGGGTTTGCGCCTGCGGCGAGCGCCTTGGCGACGACCTAGTCTGTCCGGGCTGCGCTGCTGCCTACGTGGAGAGCGGCGAAGGGCTCATGTCCAAGACGTAG
- the fliW gene encoding flagellar assembly protein FliW → MARKEITIQSRLGERTVDSSRIIHFPKGLIGLENRHDFALLKIREDSPFMLLQCLKDPKLGLLVTDPFAFLDDYEIQIGDAEQRILRIENIRQLAILVTVTIPPGKPGEAVLNLTGPICVNSKSRIGLQVPQTDPRFPSHYALTPAPAPEQ, encoded by the coding sequence ATGGCCAGGAAAGAAATAACCATCCAATCACGTCTGGGCGAACGGACCGTGGACTCGAGCCGGATCATCCACTTCCCCAAGGGGTTGATCGGACTGGAGAACCGGCACGACTTCGCACTCCTGAAGATTCGCGAGGACTCGCCCTTCATGCTTTTGCAATGCCTGAAGGACCCGAAACTCGGTCTGCTGGTCACCGATCCCTTCGCCTTTCTCGACGACTATGAGATCCAGATCGGCGATGCGGAACAGCGAATCCTGCGCATCGAGAACATCCGCCAACTCGCCATCCTGGTCACCGTGACCATCCCTCCCGGCAAGCCGGGCGAGGCCGTCTTGAACCTCACCGGCCCCATCTGCGTGAACTCCAAGTCGCGCATCGGGCTTCAGGTTCCGCAGACCGACCCGCGCTTTCCGAGCCATTACGCCCTGACCCCCGCACCCGCGCCCGAGCAGTAG
- the csrA gene encoding carbon storage regulator CsrA codes for MLILTRRPGESIHVGDTMKITVLSVKGRQIKIGLEVPEDVPVYREELYVKVKEQNSLALQTLENDLMAAAELWPGKK; via the coding sequence ATGCTCATATTGACGCGTCGCCCTGGGGAGTCGATCCACGTGGGCGATACAATGAAGATCACCGTCCTCTCCGTGAAGGGCAGGCAGATCAAGATCGGACTCGAGGTTCCCGAGGACGTGCCGGTGTACCGCGAGGAACTGTACGTCAAGGTCAAGGAACAAAACAGTCTGGCCCTGCAAACCCTCGAAAACGACCTGATGGCGGCGGCGGAGCTATGGCCAGGAAAGAAATAA
- the flgL gene encoding flagellar hook-associated protein FlgL produces MRVTQQMLYQNFLVRMNSNLANLMESNLQASSQKRINRPSDDPVGTARLLDIRTSLAGMEGFKKNIDTAKGWLNLADETLLQASTIVTRAKEIAEQAATGTLTKDNRLQISYEARQLFKQMVALGNTTYDNKSIFAGHKIDGNAFEERLWATANDGALQNASFSIEGFAEKTILVQFVDTANPEGGTTTDLASAPATLGYRFSMDGGDSFTTVNGPLNISGGRAVLDFQGVRMNLDATATVTTTALDNVGDNNGTWMWVRPTAEYLGDDKDFSRVDGFGVTDVAGMAEGYFAKNVAVRIDSAGANLGEPITYSYSLDGGNNWVTGNVTVSGASPDQARLIVPGGVLTLNSNGGNILTAGNQFVIRPNTADISLRISASEEIAVNSVGKDIFGGVYKNMYSSEARLVFGDDPGKNLLDTMGRLVGYLETNNQQGIQEVLADLTKSQNQLLNKTANVAGRENRLQVAETILTGLYLNQSERLSSVEDVDVAELMTRLAQQQISYEAVLKTSSLIMKMTLVNYV; encoded by the coding sequence ATGCGCGTCACCCAGCAGATGCTCTACCAGAATTTCCTGGTACGGATGAACTCCAACCTGGCCAACCTGATGGAGTCCAACCTCCAGGCGTCCAGCCAGAAGCGCATCAACCGTCCCTCGGACGATCCGGTGGGCACGGCGCGCCTGCTCGACATCCGAACCTCTCTGGCAGGCATGGAGGGGTTCAAGAAAAACATCGACACGGCCAAGGGTTGGCTGAACCTGGCCGACGAGACGCTTCTGCAGGCCTCGACCATCGTCACCCGCGCCAAGGAGATCGCCGAGCAAGCCGCCACCGGAACCCTGACCAAGGACAACCGGTTGCAGATATCCTACGAGGCACGGCAACTCTTCAAGCAGATGGTGGCCCTGGGCAACACCACCTACGACAACAAATCCATTTTCGCGGGTCACAAAATCGACGGTAACGCCTTCGAGGAACGCCTGTGGGCCACGGCCAACGATGGCGCGCTGCAAAACGCATCCTTCTCCATCGAAGGATTCGCCGAGAAGACGATCCTGGTGCAGTTCGTGGACACCGCCAATCCCGAGGGCGGCACGACAACCGACCTCGCCTCGGCCCCGGCCACGCTCGGCTACCGCTTTTCCATGGACGGCGGGGACTCCTTCACCACGGTGAATGGTCCGCTCAACATCTCCGGCGGCCGCGCGGTGCTGGATTTCCAGGGCGTGCGCATGAACCTGGACGCGACCGCCACGGTCACGACCACGGCGCTCGACAACGTGGGCGACAACAACGGCACTTGGATGTGGGTGCGGCCCACCGCCGAATATCTCGGCGACGACAAGGACTTCTCCCGCGTGGACGGCTTTGGGGTCACGGACGTGGCCGGAATGGCCGAAGGCTATTTTGCCAAGAATGTTGCCGTGCGCATTGACTCGGCCGGGGCCAACCTCGGCGAGCCCATCACCTATTCCTACAGTCTCGACGGGGGAAACAACTGGGTCACGGGCAACGTCACCGTCTCGGGGGCCTCGCCCGATCAGGCGCGGCTCATCGTCCCCGGCGGAGTCCTGACGCTGAATTCCAACGGCGGCAACATCCTCACCGCAGGCAACCAGTTCGTCATCCGGCCCAACACCGCGGACATCTCGTTGCGCATCTCGGCCAGCGAGGAGATCGCCGTGAACAGCGTGGGCAAGGACATTTTCGGCGGTGTCTATAAGAACATGTACAGTTCCGAAGCCCGGCTGGTCTTCGGGGACGACCCTGGCAAGAATCTGCTCGACACCATGGGCAGGCTGGTGGGATATTTGGAGACCAACAACCAGCAGGGCATTCAGGAAGTGCTCGCGGACCTGACCAAGAGCCAGAATCAATTGCTCAACAAAACGGCCAACGTGGCCGGGCGCGAGAACAGGCTTCAGGTCGCGGAAACCATCCTCACCGGGCTCTATCTGAACCAGAGCGAGCGGCTCTCTTCGGTCGAGGACGTGGACGTGGCGGAACTCATGACTAGGCTTGCCCAGCAACAAATATCCTACGAGGCCGTGCTCAAGACGTCGAGTCTCATCATGAAGATGACGCTTGTGAACTACGTCTAG
- the flgK gene encoding flagellar hook-associated protein FlgK has translation MPGVNSLLNLGQTGLFASQSSIQTVGNNIANVNTVGYRRRTVRLEEAMSINFAPGQIGTGVRAAEVVRSFDRFIESTFNDKSSSSSRWSTIYQEMRGLDSLFNEANLDGMNAAMSSFFGAWNDLAANPSSYPARETLVSQTKSILTLLNSADEQMTALQRQTDNYIQQDVTRANDILRSIATFNRQINEQQVDGINNVNELYDQRDLLTRELATIIDINFIDKGAGNITITTKAGQTLVDRESHFQLSFENAKTFKNLTPASNFDGQIYFSGSDEYEYTFEVVSGGQVSNGGSAALMRVSLDGGKTWLRDDNGNELRVSARPEDGAVAVRNLTVWFGTGNDSGATPTNNLRVGDSFTIVPKKALYWYQTAANPENITPQIGLDGKDNERRIVGGSLGGLFNFRDDYIGKYRDKLNSFAESLIWEVNRIHSQGAGLVHHDAVVGTYSVRSDSMALGTPESGLAFADKLAAGSTMIHVYDKTSGEYVTGAALDFSSGAGQLNFDPSLHSLEDVRDAINRTFSGVLRAEISNHQLTITSADGTTQFEFGEDTTGLWAALGVNTFFDGSDARSISLNSSLSQNLGHVNTGHVNGAGETNKGDNTMALTMTKLESKKVSISTIHSGTISETLSSFYNSLVAEVGGDTKIAQFNFSYQKALADDLDRRQQEISGVNLDQEMSDLIRFQHSYTAAAKLITTADQMIQTLLGLKQ, from the coding sequence ATGCCCGGCGTCAACTCGCTCCTGAATCTCGGGCAGACGGGGCTTTTCGCCTCGCAAAGCTCGATCCAGACCGTCGGCAACAACATCGCCAACGTCAACACCGTGGGCTATCGCCGCCGCACGGTGCGGCTCGAAGAGGCGATGTCCATCAATTTCGCTCCGGGCCAGATCGGCACGGGCGTGCGCGCCGCCGAGGTCGTCAGGAGCTTCGACCGCTTCATCGAGAGCACCTTCAACGACAAGTCCTCGTCGAGCAGCCGCTGGAGCACCATCTACCAAGAGATGCGCGGCCTCGATTCGCTCTTCAACGAGGCCAACCTCGACGGCATGAACGCGGCCATGTCGAGCTTCTTCGGCGCCTGGAACGATCTGGCAGCGAATCCGTCCAGCTATCCGGCCCGCGAGACCCTGGTTTCGCAGACCAAGAGCATCCTGACGCTTCTCAACAGCGCCGACGAACAGATGACGGCCCTGCAGCGGCAGACCGACAACTACATCCAGCAGGACGTGACCAGAGCCAACGACATCCTGCGCTCCATCGCGACCTTCAACCGGCAGATCAACGAACAGCAAGTGGATGGCATCAACAACGTCAACGAGCTGTACGACCAGCGCGATCTCCTGACCCGCGAGCTGGCCACGATCATCGACATCAATTTCATCGACAAGGGAGCGGGCAACATCACCATCACCACCAAGGCCGGACAGACCTTGGTGGACCGCGAGTCCCATTTCCAACTCTCCTTCGAGAACGCCAAGACCTTCAAGAACCTGACCCCGGCCTCGAATTTCGACGGGCAGATCTATTTTTCCGGCAGCGACGAGTACGAGTACACCTTTGAGGTCGTGAGCGGAGGCCAGGTCAGCAACGGCGGCAGCGCGGCCCTGATGCGCGTCTCGCTGGACGGCGGCAAGACTTGGCTTCGGGATGACAACGGCAATGAGCTCCGCGTCAGCGCTCGGCCCGAGGACGGCGCGGTCGCGGTGCGCAACCTGACCGTCTGGTTCGGCACCGGCAACGACTCCGGCGCGACTCCCACCAACAACCTGCGTGTGGGTGACTCCTTCACCATCGTGCCCAAAAAGGCGCTCTACTGGTATCAGACCGCGGCCAACCCCGAGAACATCACTCCCCAGATCGGGCTCGACGGCAAGGACAACGAGCGTCGCATCGTGGGGGGCAGCCTGGGCGGTTTGTTCAACTTCCGCGACGATTATATCGGCAAATACCGCGACAAGCTGAACTCCTTCGCCGAATCGCTGATCTGGGAAGTGAACCGTATTCACAGCCAGGGCGCGGGGCTCGTGCATCACGACGCCGTTGTCGGCACCTATTCCGTGCGCTCGGACTCCATGGCCCTGGGCACGCCTGAATCCGGCCTGGCCTTCGCAGACAAGTTGGCCGCCGGATCGACCATGATCCACGTCTACGACAAGACCTCGGGCGAGTACGTGACTGGCGCGGCCCTCGACTTTTCCAGCGGGGCCGGGCAGCTCAACTTCGACCCCTCGCTGCACAGCCTCGAAGACGTGCGCGATGCCATCAACCGTACCTTCTCTGGGGTCCTGCGGGCCGAGATCAGCAACCATCAGTTGACCATCACCTCGGCCGACGGCACTACCCAGTTCGAATTCGGCGAGGACACCACCGGCCTTTGGGCCGCCCTTGGCGTCAACACATTCTTCGACGGTTCGGATGCGCGCTCCATTTCCCTGAACAGTTCCCTGTCACAGAATCTGGGGCACGTGAACACGGGCCACGTCAACGGCGCGGGTGAGACCAACAAGGGCGACAACACCATGGCCCTGACCATGACCAAGCTCGAATCCAAGAAGGTGAGCATCTCCACCATCCATTCCGGCACGATCAGCGAGACCCTGTCCTCGTTCTACAACTCGCTCGTGGCAGAGGTGGGCGGAGACACCAAGATCGCCCAGTTCAACTTCAGCTATCAAAAGGCCCTGGCGGACGATCTCGACCGTCGCCAGCAGGAGATTTCCGGCGTGAACCTGGACCAGGAGATGAGCGATCTCATCCGGTTCCAGCATTCTTACACGGCCGCGGCCAAGCTCATCACAACCGCGGACCAGATGATCCAGACGCTGCTCGGTCTGAAGCAGTAG
- a CDS encoding flagellar protein FlgN: MIRTMRENLTRQRGALGVLAGLLEEEFSLLREGKPQEVTRLEMAIQELIRQVASERAALKALVVEAHGRAIPMTEVAETLGAEDIPAFRELLAGIDVLEQECARQAEKNSHLALALYDQSKEMIEFLHEQVKPRRQDVYARNGRFVSGKTQASLMRGSL; this comes from the coding sequence ATGATACGGACCATGCGGGAGAATCTGACCAGGCAGCGCGGAGCGCTCGGCGTTCTGGCCGGGCTTTTGGAGGAAGAATTTTCCCTGTTGCGCGAAGGCAAGCCGCAGGAAGTGACCCGACTCGAAATGGCCATCCAGGAACTGATCCGCCAGGTGGCCTCGGAGCGCGCCGCGCTCAAGGCACTGGTCGTGGAGGCTCACGGTCGGGCGATTCCCATGACCGAGGTGGCCGAGACGCTCGGCGCCGAGGATATCCCCGCCTTTCGGGAACTGCTTGCGGGCATCGACGTCCTGGAGCAGGAGTGCGCCCGGCAGGCCGAGAAGAACAGCCATCTCGCCCTGGCCCTGTACGACCAGAGCAAGGAGATGATCGAATTCCTTCATGAGCAGGTCAAGCCCAGGCGTCAAGACGTCTACGCGCGCAACGGTCGTTTCGTGTCTGGCAAGACCCAGGCCTCGCTGATGCGCGGGAGTCTCTGA